A part of Choloepus didactylus isolate mChoDid1 unplaced genomic scaffold, mChoDid1.pri zz_scaffold_198_ctg1, whole genome shotgun sequence genomic DNA contains:
- the LOC119526012 gene encoding protein LSM12 homolog isoform X1 gives MAAPPGESTSALGARCRAGRARKQRLQGEVVAFDYQSKMLALKCPSSSGKPNHADILLINLQYVSEVEIINDRTETPPPLASLNVSKVRIWRIQILRRIHA, from the exons ATGGCGGCTCCTCCGGGCGAGAGTACTTCAGCGTTGGGAGCCAGGTGTCGTGCCGGACGTGCCAGGAAGCAGCGGCTGCAGGGCGAGGTGGTAGCCTTCGACTACCAGTCCAAAATGCTGGCTTTAA AATGTCCCTCTTCCAGTGGAAAGCCCAACCATGCGGACATCTTGCTCATAAATTTACAGTATGTTTCAGAAGTGGAAATAATTAATGACCGAACAGAAACCCCTCCTCCCCTAGCTTCACTCAATGTTAGTAAG gtgaggatatggagaattcAGATTCTCAGAAGGATTCATGCGTGA
- the LOC119526012 gene encoding protein LSM12 homolog isoform X2, translating into MAAPPGESTSALGARCRAGRARKQRLQGEVVAFDYQSKMLALKCPSSSGKPNHADILLINLQYVSEVEIINDRTETPPPLASLNVSKGS; encoded by the exons ATGGCGGCTCCTCCGGGCGAGAGTACTTCAGCGTTGGGAGCCAGGTGTCGTGCCGGACGTGCCAGGAAGCAGCGGCTGCAGGGCGAGGTGGTAGCCTTCGACTACCAGTCCAAAATGCTGGCTTTAA AATGTCCCTCTTCCAGTGGAAAGCCCAACCATGCGGACATCTTGCTCATAAATTTACAGTATGTTTCAGAAGTGGAAATAATTAATGACCGAACAGAAACCCCTCCTCCCCTAGCTTCACTCAATGTTAGTAAG